CCACATCGTCTATCCGCACTCGTTCGGATACCTGTACAGCGCGCTGACCCGGTACCTGGGCTTCCGGCCGCAGAGCGACGAGTACAAAGTGATGGGTCTGGCGGCGTACGGAGGCCCGCGGTACCTGGATCAGATCCAGCGCCTCGCCTGGTTGGACGAGCGCACCGGCCAGCTGCACCTGAACCTGCGCTACTTCGACCACCACCGCCGGCCCAGTGCCCAGCGCAGCCTGTACAGCCCGGCTCTGGTCGAGCTTCTCGGGCCGCCCAGGGGCCCTGATGACGCGATCACCGATCGGCACCGCGACATCGCCCGCGCGCTGCAGCACCTCCTGGAGCAGTTGGTCGGCTCCTACCTCGCGTTCGCGCAGCGCCTCGTACCGCGTCGATCGCTGTGCCTGGCCGGCGGCGTCGCGCTCAACTGCGTCGCCAATGCCGCAGTGATCGCTTCGGGTCGGTTCGACCGGATCTTCATCCAGCCCGCAGCAGGTGACGCCGGGACCTCCGCCGGCGCGGCGCTGGTCTCCGGGGCCAGCCCGGTCCGGCACCCTTTGCAGCACACGTTCCTCGGCCCCACCTACGAGGCGGACACAATCCGCGCGGCCCTGAGCAGCATCCCCGCCGATCGGTACCGGGTGCGTCACACGGCTGAGCCGCACCGGGAGGCCGCGCGGCTACTGAGAGCAGAGAAGGTGATCGGCTGGTTCCAGGGCCGGATGGAGTTCGGTCCGCGAGCGCTGGGAGCCCGCAGCATCCTGGCCTCCCCCCAGCACGCCGCGACCGCCAACCGGATCAACGCCATGATCAAGCAGCGGGAGGCGTTTCGACCGTTCGCGCCGGCCGTACTGGCTGAGCACGCCGACGACTTCTTCGCCCTGCCGTCGGCCGGTGAACTCGTGTACCCGTACATGCTGGCGACCGGCACCGTGCGCCAGCAGCAGCGGGCACTGCTTCCCGCAGTCGTCCACGTGGACGGGTCCGCCCGCGTCCAGACGGTGCATCGGCGCACGAACCCCCTGCTGTGGAACGTCATCGACGCGTACCACCAGCTTTCGGGGCTGCCTGTCTTGCTGAACACCAGCTTCAACGGCGCGGACGAGCCGATCGTCTGCACCCCGAGCGATGCGGTCAGCACCTTCCTGCGCTGCGGTCTGGACGCACTCGTGGCCGGCCCGTACGTCATCGAGGAGATCACCCGTTGAACCGCCCCAGCAGCATCATCCCTGCCCCCTTACGCCTAGCGGTGGAACGAGAGTTCGGCCCTGTCCTCCGCCTCTCGGAGCGACCAGGCGGCCACACACCCGGCATCAGCGCCGTACTCACCCTGGCCAACCGACGCGTCTTCCTCAAGGCGATAGAGGTCTGCCACCCGCTCTCGAAGGACCACCAGCTGGAGGCCGGGATCAACTCCGTCCTGCCGCCCGGCCTCGGACCCCGGTTGCTGTGGTCCGACACCGTGGGTGGCTGGCTCGCCCTCGTCTTCGAGTTCGTCGACGGTCGCCACCCCGATCTCAGCCCACGCTCACCGGACGTCCCCATGGTCTTGGAGAAGATCAGCATGCTGATCGACTTCCTGACCCCCAGCCCGTACGCCGATGCCGCTGCGATCAGCGACCACCGCGCCTACCGGACGGCGCCGATGGAACTCCTTACCGGTGACACGCTGCTTCACTGCTCCCCCCGACCGGACAATCTGATCATCAACAGCGAGGTCCACGTGGTCGACTGGGGTTCCAGCCGCGTGGGGGCGGGCTGGTTGGTGGTCGCATTCATGGTGCCGCACTTCATCGTGGCTGGACACAGCCCCCGCAGCGCTGAAGCACTCGCCCGCACTGTCCCAGCCTTCCGGGCAGCCTCCCAGAAGGCCGTGGCGACCGTCGCGCAGGTCCTGGCGACCTACTGGGGCAGCCGCATCGACCACTACCCGCCCGGTGCTTTGTACGACTACCGCGTCCGGGCCGCCCACGCTGCCGGCAGCTGGGCGGCGCACTGCAACACGCCGTAGATGGTCGGCCTGCGGCGGTCCCCGCCGCAGGCCGACTACGGCACGAGAATGATCCTCAACCCGCATAGGCCCAGCTCACCGCCGAGCTGTCCGGATCTGAGGAGCAACACGTGCACCGCAACATCCCGCCATCCGACCTTGCCCCCGTGGAGGATGCCGCTCGTGACGGCATCGAGCGCTTCGGGGCCGGGTGTCTGATCCGTGACGGTGACCGGATCCTCCTGCTCAGACGGAAGCAGGGCGACTGCATGGAGGGCCTGTACGAGCTTCCATCCGGTGGTGTGGAGCCCGGTGAAAGCGTGGAGGAGGCCGCCCGGCGGGAGACCATGGAGGAGAGCGGCCTGGCGGTAACGATCACCGGCTACCTCGGCTCCGTCGATTTCACCAACCGCAAGGGGCAGCGGGGCCGGCAGTACGCCTTCACCGCCACTGCGGCGAGCACCGAGCCCATCATCTTGAGCGAGCACGACGACTTCGTCTGGGCCAAGCCGGATGCCCTGCCGGATGTCTCGGACGCTGTGCGCAGTCTGATCGCGCTGGACGAGAGGATCCGATCGACCTCGGCAACCGGCTGTGCGGGCGCCTCCGGCAGCGGAGGCCGCTGAGCTGGGAGGCTCCAGGCTATGACGACAGTCCGCCATTACTCAGGGTGATCGGCTGAATCTGGACGGCGATTCTGCGTTGCTCGTGGCGTGCAGGGCGTTCTATCCTCTGGACAACGCGCTGACGGAGACAAGTAGCCGCAGGGCACGCGAGCCAAGAGAGCTGCTGGCAGCTGAGAAGGCAGCCTCGCGTCCTGCTGCGAATCCCCTCCCGAGTGCGGGGAGGAACGGCCGGAAGCGGCCCAATGCCCCGCCGGTTCGCTCCCGTTATCGAGCTGTCGAGGCCGCTGCCTTCGGGTGGCGGCGAAGGCGTGGTGGCACCGCGAGTTCCCTTCTCGCCCACGCCCCCAAGGGATCACGTCGAACTCCGACTGATCGATGGGACCCGAAATGCTGGACATCACCTTGATCCGCGAGCATCCCCAACGCGTCGAGCGCGCGCTGGCCAAGCGAGCCGTTCGCATCGACCTCACCGCCTTCCTCGCCCTGGACGAGAAGTACCGGCATGGCACGACCGAGGTGGAAGCGCTACGCGCCGACCGCAAGCAGATCTCTCGCGAGATCGCGCGGCTGGACTCGGCGGACCCGGCCGCCGTCGCCAAGCGCGCCGAGGCAACCGAGCTCGGCACCCGTATCGCCGCACTTGAGGAGCAGCTCACCAGCCTGACCGGGGAGCGTCAGGCGTTCCTCGACCAGCTGCCCAACCTGCCCGACGAGGACGTGCCGACCGGCGGCAAGGAACAGAACGAGGTCGTCCGTGAGCACGGCACCCGGCCGGAATTCGACTTCGAGCCGCGCAACCACGTCGATCTGGCCCGGCAGCTCGGGCTGATCGACTACGAGCGCGGCGTCAAGCTCGGCGGCACCGGCAACTGGGTCTACCGCGGGAACGGCGCCCTGCTGGAGTGGGCGCTGCTCAACTTCTTCATCGAGACCCACGTCCAGGACGGCTACGAGCTCGTCCTGCCGCCCCATCTGTTGACCTATCAGGCTGGCTACACCGCAGGTCAGTTCCCCAAGTTCGCCGAAGACGTCTTCGCGTTGGAGCAGGGCTCGGCCGGACCGCAGCGATTCCTGCTGCCGACCTCGGAGACCGCCCTGGTCAACCTCCACCGCGACGAGGTCCTGACGGAGACCGAGCTGCCCCGCAAGTACGTCGCCTACTCGCCCTGCTACAGGCGCGAGGCCGGCAGCTACCGCTCCGCCGACCGTGGAACCCTTCGCGGCCACCAGTTCAACAAGGTCGAGATGTTCCAGTTCGCGCATCCCGATGCTTCTGAACTCGCCCACGAGGAGCTCCTGGCCAAGGCAGCCACGTTGGTCGAGGCACTCGGCCTGCACCACCGGATCACCCGGCTGGCTGCCGAGGACACCAGCGCCGCGATGGCCAAGACCTTCGACGTCGAGGTCTGGCTGCCCAGTATCGGTGGCTACGTCGAGGTGAGCTCGGTGTCGAACGCCCGGGACTATCAGGCCCGCCGCGGCAACATCCGCTACCGCCCCGCAGCGGGGAAGTCCGGCTACGTGCACACCCTCAACGGCTCCGGGCTGGCCACCAGCCGCCTCGTACCGGCCCTGCTGGAGCAGCACCAGCAGCCCGACGGCACCGTCACAGTGCCGAAGGTGCTGCAACGCTGGCTCGGCCGCGAGTCCCTGGCTCCAGCAACGGCCAGCTAGCCGTATCCGCTGCTGGCTCGGCAAGCCAGACATCGTTCTACGGTGCAGGTGAGGATCCCGCCTGGGCCCCGCTAACGCGGCGGCCCAGGCAGTCCGGCACTGACGGGCTGAGTCAGGTCGACAAGGCAGTATCGAGCACATGACGCCGCCCAGACTTGCCCGCGCCTCTGCCGCCGCAGCTGCTCTCTCTGCCGTTCCGTACGACCACCCCGATGCCCGCCGACTCACCTCTGCCCTCCACGCCGAGCAGCTCAGCACGTACGGATTCGCCGACGACCCACACGCCAGCCAACCGGAACACTTCGCCCCACCGAACGGCCTCTTCCTCATCGCCCATGCGGAAGGACACGATGGAGCCCTCGGATGCGGGGGCTGGCACCTGGTTGATCCCGACACCGTGGAGATCAAACGCATGTACGTCGACCCGGCGGCCCGTGGCCTCGCCCTCGGAAGCCGGATTCTCCGAACCCTGGAGCGCGAGGCAGTCGAGCACGGCGCCCGGCGAGCCATCCTGGAGACCGGCAACCAGAACCTGGCCGCACTGGCGCTCTACCGACACCTCGGCTACCAAGCGATCCCGTCCTACGTCCCCGGCCGTCGACCGACGGTCAACCGCGCCATGGCAAGGGAACTCATGGCGTAACACCCCAAGCCTCTGCCACCCGCTGCTCGCTTCGACGCCAATCAGCTGGATTTGCGCCGCACCGCCAGGTCGGCGATTCGCATGTTCTCCGCCATGAGGTCCAGTCCTTCAGCGACATCAGCTCGGGTGACCTCCCACCAGCCGGCACGGTCGAAGATCCACCAGGACTCCCGATGCCGGACGAAGTCACGGATCGTCTCGCTCAGGAACTGGGCGCTTCCATCAGCGAGGGCTACGTCCATGGCAGCGTGGCTGACGTCGGCAAGCAATCCCGCTTCCGAGTTGGTCATCGCGGTCCCCCTCACGGCCGAATTATCGGCTGAATGGTCGGCGCCTGCTGGACTGGCGGGGGTTGCAGGAGAGGTGCCGACTCCACTTGCGGGACCGGTGGAGTTGACCGCACGTCAAGGGTTGCCTTGGGCTCCGCACCTGCCATTCGGGCGGAGGCATCGATGTTGCCGAAGTCACTCGCGAGTTTCGCCCGGATGTCCTCGGCCATGATCTCCCCGGAGAGTTCGACCGCGGCGCCGACTACGACGGCTGTGGTGGCGAGCCGAGTGAGGTAGTCGGGACGTTCCTCGACGCTCACCTCGACCGTGACCTCGTAGGTCTGCGGGTCCTGCTGGTAGACCTGCCACTCGACGGTCAGCTGGTCGACCGGCTCGTCTCGCTCGGCAACGACCACGATGGCCTCGTATACCTCGCGGCGTGGGCCTTCTTCGAACACCTCCGGGTAGAGCCAGTCACTCACTTCTCTTATCTGCTCGGGGTGCTGGAGAAGGTCCGCGAGCACCGCGTCCTGACGCTCAAGGCGTACCTCGACCCGGACCTCCTGCTCACCGGCTGCCCAGGGTCGGGCCTCGTACGGAGCGGGTGCCGACTCGTTGAGTCGGGCTACGGGAACGGTGTGCTCAGTGCGGCGCATCGCCTGGGCAAGGCGGTCGAGAACCGGATCCGGCCCGCGCAGGCCAGAGGTGGTTGTCCGGATACGCTCGACGTGGAGTTCGAGGTCCCGGCGAACTGCCGCCTCTTGGACCATCCGGGCGTAGCTGACGATGTTCTCGGGCCGAGGTGCGGCGTCGGCGAGCTGGCGCAGGTAGTCGGCGTTGACTCCGCTGATAGCCGTGCGCTGGGCGATCAGCTCGGGCAGCCGGGCAGCCGATGTCGTCGGATCGCTGGTACGCGACTCGATCAACGCGGTCAGTAGGGCGCGGTGGGTGGGGTGGGCCATGCGGTCCGGGGTGAGGTAGGCGATGTCGTCAAGACGCTGGCGGTCGCGTAGTGCCGCGCCGATGACGGCCTGCTCGGCGCGGAGCACGAGATCGGGGTGGGTCATCGGTTCGTCCTCGACGTCGATCCGGTTGTCGCTTTCCTATAGCGGCGGGCGGCGTCATCGGCGGCGGCCATCCGGGTAGCCGCGTCTTCGAGCCGCTCCAGCAGCTCCTCGTTGACGACGCGCAGCCAGTCACGGCTGACCTCGACGGCCCACCAGGTGTCGGCGAATTTCACGTACTCGGGGATGCCGGGGCTGATCGGTGTGGCCAGGCCGCGGGCTCGCGCGTCGTCCATCTGTGCTGCGGTGAGGCGGTCCGGGCTGCCAGCCTCGGCAGTGTCCGCGTGTGCGGCCAGCAGTCGGCTGGGAATCCCGGCCCAGGGGTCGGCGTCGGTCCAGCGCCGTAGAAGGTCAGGGGACTCGGCTGCCCGGAACTCGGGGCCGCGGTGCCCGGTGCGGCAGGCGGTGGCGTAGACGGCGGTGGCGTTGGCGACCACCGTGCGCAGCTCCGTGTGCCAGTAGCGGGCGGCCTGGCCAACCTGCTGTTCAGGGGCAGCGCCGTAGATCTCCTCACGCCAGACCTTGAGCGCCCAGAGTTCCTCTATCAGTCCGGTGTGTTCCGCCCAGCATTGCGGCAGCCTGGACTCCACGGACAGCTCGTAGCGGTCGTGGAGCCAGGTCACCCAGTCGCAGAGGCCGCCCCATGCTGAGATCCGCTCCGGACCGGTCATGGTGTGCCACTCCACCAGTCGGCGGGGCTGCTCCGACGTAGCAGCGGCGATGGTCGGCGCCGTGGAGGTGGCTCGCTTCGCAGACCGGGGTCGGCGAATGTGCGTCCGGTGCTTCACTCGCCCGATGGGCACGATGGCTGGCTCTGTCATGTCTGGTCCTGGTGCACCTAGTGGTGCAGTCTCGGTTGCTGAACGGGCTGGGGCTGTATCGGAGGTGGCGTGAGAGGCAGCAGCGTGCTGGAGACAACCGTGTTCGGAGCAGGTTGCGGTTGTGGTGGTGCGGCGTTAGCGAGAATCAGCCGCTGATCCTCCGTTATCAGGCGCTCTGCGCAGTCCAGTGCCGTGAAGGCGTCGCTCGGGGTGACTAGCAGTCGACCCAGATAGGCACGTTCGCGCTCAGTCCCTGTCCAAGCGGCGGACGCCAGGTTCAGCGCTTCGGACTTCCGCTGGTACGTGGCCAGCACGGAATCGGGACTCACCGGTTCGTCAGCCTGTGCCAGGTTGAGCATCGCCTCGTACAGCCCGTACCGGGTGTGAGTGGTGAAGGTGTCGACTGGCAGCCAGGCTCCCAAGCCGACCAGTTCGTTGGGCCGTTGCGCGAGGTAGGCCAGGAGCAGGTTCTCC
The Streptacidiphilus albus JL83 genome window above contains:
- a CDS encoding carbamoyltransferase family protein: MTLTLGLNFGTHDAAAAIVHNGTVVAAVEEERLNRIKNTKVFPEQAIRACLDVAGAHPQDLDQAALFVDPKLHLLLAPSNLRYGTPASIGSLLSDLDKYRTRRRLPHAIRRSGLLPVHLPLVPVAHHRAHAASAYLTSPFDDALVVTLDGRGEYETAAIYDGIDGRMTRQHHIVYPHSFGYLYSALTRYLGFRPQSDEYKVMGLAAYGGPRYLDQIQRLAWLDERTGQLHLNLRYFDHHRRPSAQRSLYSPALVELLGPPRGPDDAITDRHRDIARALQHLLEQLVGSYLAFAQRLVPRRSLCLAGGVALNCVANAAVIASGRFDRIFIQPAAGDAGTSAGAALVSGASPVRHPLQHTFLGPTYEADTIRAALSSIPADRYRVRHTAEPHREAARLLRAEKVIGWFQGRMEFGPRALGARSILASPQHAATANRINAMIKQREAFRPFAPAVLAEHADDFFALPSAGELVYPYMLATGTVRQQQRALLPAVVHVDGSARVQTVHRRTNPLLWNVIDAYHQLSGLPVLLNTSFNGADEPIVCTPSDAVSTFLRCGLDALVAGPYVIEEITR
- a CDS encoding NUDIX hydrolase, with translation MHRNIPPSDLAPVEDAARDGIERFGAGCLIRDGDRILLLRRKQGDCMEGLYELPSGGVEPGESVEEAARRETMEESGLAVTITGYLGSVDFTNRKGQRGRQYAFTATAASTEPIILSEHDDFVWAKPDALPDVSDAVRSLIALDERIRSTSATGCAGASGSGGR
- the serS gene encoding serine--tRNA ligase; protein product: MLDITLIREHPQRVERALAKRAVRIDLTAFLALDEKYRHGTTEVEALRADRKQISREIARLDSADPAAVAKRAEATELGTRIAALEEQLTSLTGERQAFLDQLPNLPDEDVPTGGKEQNEVVREHGTRPEFDFEPRNHVDLARQLGLIDYERGVKLGGTGNWVYRGNGALLEWALLNFFIETHVQDGYELVLPPHLLTYQAGYTAGQFPKFAEDVFALEQGSAGPQRFLLPTSETALVNLHRDEVLTETELPRKYVAYSPCYRREAGSYRSADRGTLRGHQFNKVEMFQFAHPDASELAHEELLAKAATLVEALGLHHRITRLAAEDTSAAMAKTFDVEVWLPSIGGYVEVSSVSNARDYQARRGNIRYRPAAGKSGYVHTLNGSGLATSRLVPALLEQHQQPDGTVTVPKVLQRWLGRESLAPATAS
- a CDS encoding GNAT family N-acetyltransferase, coding for MTPPRLARASAAAAALSAVPYDHPDARRLTSALHAEQLSTYGFADDPHASQPEHFAPPNGLFLIAHAEGHDGALGCGGWHLVDPDTVEIKRMYVDPAARGLALGSRILRTLEREAVEHGARRAILETGNQNLAALALYRHLGYQAIPSYVPGRRPTVNRAMARELMA
- a CDS encoding DnaB-like helicase N-terminal domain-containing protein, producing the protein MLRAEQAVIGAALRDRQRLDDIAYLTPDRMAHPTHRALLTALIESRTSDPTTSAARLPELIAQRTAISGVNADYLRQLADAAPRPENIVSYARMVQEAAVRRDLELHVERIRTTTSGLRGPDPVLDRLAQAMRRTEHTVPVARLNESAPAPYEARPWAAGEQEVRVEVRLERQDAVLADLLQHPEQIREVSDWLYPEVFEEGPRREVYEAIVVVAERDEPVDQLTVEWQVYQQDPQTYEVTVEVSVEERPDYLTRLATTAVVVGAAVELSGEIMAEDIRAKLASDFGNIDASARMAGAEPKATLDVRSTPPVPQVESAPLLQPPPVQQAPTIQPIIRP